One window of Nostoc sp. C052 genomic DNA carries:
- a CDS encoding response regulator — translation MRVLVVDDQADSREFITTVLEQCQAEVKAVASVSEAWQLIIQWKPDALVSDISMHQEDGYSLIRKLRSQPPELGGNIPAAALTGDAKAEDRMRAIQEGYQLHLPKPIEAAELATVVASLVGRT, via the coding sequence GTGCGCGTACTAGTTGTAGATGACCAAGCCGATAGCCGTGAATTCATCACCACAGTCCTCGAACAGTGCCAAGCCGAAGTTAAAGCTGTCGCCTCAGTTTCAGAAGCGTGGCAATTAATTATACAGTGGAAACCAGATGCTTTAGTTAGCGACATCAGTATGCATCAGGAAGATGGTTACTCTTTGATCCGTAAACTGCGATCGCAACCACCAGAACTAGGGGGAAATATTCCCGCCGCAGCTTTGACAGGTGATGCTAAAGCAGAAGATCGGATGCGAGCTATACAAGAAGGTTATCAGCTACATTTACCTAAACCGATTGAAGCCGCTGAGTTAGCAACAGTAGTCGCTAGTCTTGTTGGAAGGACTTAG
- a CDS encoding caspase family protein, protein MKRRTFLQRIGSILAVLGITEAEWLSLGNRYYQALAQPSSRKLALLIGINQYPKIPALSGCLTDVELQKELLIHRFGFQGSDILTLTEEEASREFIEAAFLDHLGKQAKLGDVVVLHFSGYGSCVKLETSPDIRQNALVSANFIQKSQDEKIVNYILEETLLLLLRSLPTERVTAVLDTSYYAPNTVLGLKIRALQESVDVKLAVEEIEFLQQLKTQKLPNTPLVLAATSEPKQPAREGLFSGFSAGLFTYALTQYLWEFTPAKTIQVSLSHVENSLSKLGSKQQPALLTSQKNQNLTSLQPDSIIGAEGAVTAIEEDGKTVQLWLGGLPPQVLLYYGVNSRFTLATTEQLVLRSRTGLTAKAQISQIEGTNSLQVGQLVQEAVRVLPRNINLTIALDTGLERIERVDATSAFAAFPHISIVVVGEKPADYVFGKLQEIPSRYGLFSLGGELIPNTTGEVGEAVKLAAQRLAPKLSTLLAAKLWRLTENQGSSRLALKATLEIISNISPRVIMQRETVRAFKTETPVKKSVQTRLIPSLPTPIVPIASRMQYRVENQSDRPVYLIVLGLNNNHTAIALYSWETPQEPNIENIKPLLKEVVIAPGETLTLPQTNAASEWVISGPAFFCEQQLIFSTTPFSATLAALNTAKYSPTEQRPIGPLLNSLDIAQALLQDLHLKTEINGTAADSYILDVNNWASFSFSFQVV, encoded by the coding sequence ATGAAACGGCGCACGTTTTTACAGAGAATTGGCTCAATACTCGCGGTATTGGGGATAACTGAAGCTGAGTGGTTGTCTTTGGGAAATCGCTATTATCAGGCTTTGGCACAACCCAGTTCGCGCAAATTGGCATTACTAATAGGTATTAACCAATACCCAAAAATTCCAGCCCTCAGTGGTTGTCTGACGGATGTCGAACTACAAAAAGAGCTTTTGATTCATCGTTTTGGCTTCCAAGGGTCAGATATCCTCACCTTAACTGAGGAAGAAGCCAGCAGGGAATTCATTGAGGCGGCTTTTTTGGATCACCTGGGCAAGCAAGCTAAACTCGGTGATGTAGTGGTATTACACTTTAGCGGTTATGGTAGCTGTGTAAAATTGGAAACATCACCAGACATAAGGCAAAATGCTCTGGTGTCAGCTAATTTTATTCAAAAATCACAAGATGAGAAAATAGTCAACTATATATTAGAAGAAACTCTACTGCTATTATTGCGATCGCTCCCCACAGAAAGAGTCACAGCAGTATTAGATACTAGCTATTATGCTCCTAACACAGTCTTAGGATTAAAAATTCGCGCCCTTCAAGAATCAGTAGATGTAAAGCTAGCAGTAGAAGAAATTGAGTTTCTCCAACAACTTAAAACTCAGAAATTACCCAACACTCCGCTTGTTTTAGCAGCTACCTCAGAACCAAAGCAGCCGGCAAGGGAAGGACTTTTTTCTGGTTTTAGTGCCGGGTTATTTACCTACGCTTTGACACAGTATTTGTGGGAATTCACGCCAGCCAAGACAATTCAAGTCTCTCTTTCCCATGTAGAAAATTCTCTATCCAAATTGGGTAGCAAACAGCAACCAGCGTTATTAACTAGTCAGAAAAATCAAAATCTAACCTCTTTACAGCCAGACAGTATTATTGGTGCAGAAGGCGCGGTGACAGCTATTGAAGAAGACGGCAAAACAGTCCAGCTGTGGTTAGGAGGATTACCGCCACAAGTGCTGCTATACTACGGGGTGAATTCTCGATTTACCCTAGCAACAACAGAGCAATTAGTATTGCGATCGCGGACTGGGTTAACAGCAAAAGCGCAAATTTCCCAAATTGAAGGTACAAATTCCCTACAAGTCGGGCAACTTGTCCAAGAAGCAGTCCGGGTTTTACCCCGAAATATTAATTTAACCATAGCTCTAGATACTGGATTGGAAAGAATTGAGCGAGTAGACGCCACAAGTGCCTTCGCTGCATTTCCCCATATCTCTATCGTAGTAGTGGGAGAAAAACCCGCTGATTATGTATTTGGTAAACTACAAGAAATTCCTAGTCGTTATGGTCTATTTTCTCTCGGTGGCGAGCTAATTCCCAATACCACGGGGGAAGTAGGAGAAGCAGTAAAATTAGCCGCACAAAGGTTAGCGCCAAAATTATCAACTTTACTAGCAGCCAAGTTATGGCGACTCACAGAAAACCAAGGTTCTTCTCGCTTGGCTCTCAAAGCAACCTTAGAAATCATTAGTAATATATCGCCTCGCGTCATCATGCAGCGCGAAACAGTCCGAGCTTTTAAAACTGAAACTCCGGTTAAAAAATCAGTGCAGACGCGATTAATTCCGTCTCTCCCCACACCGATTGTCCCTATCGCTAGTCGAATGCAATATCGAGTGGAAAACCAGAGCGATCGCCCAGTATATTTAATTGTGCTGGGATTAAACAATAATCATACAGCGATCGCCCTCTACTCTTGGGAAACCCCCCAGGAACCAAATATTGAGAACATTAAGCCCCTCCTCAAAGAAGTTGTCATCGCCCCAGGTGAAACCCTTACCTTACCCCAAACTAATGCTGCTTCCGAATGGGTGATTTCAGGGCCAGCTTTCTTTTGCGAACAACAACTGATTTTTAGTACTACTCCCTTTAGCGCAACTCTCGCCGCTTTGAATACTGCTAAATATTCCCCAACCGAACAACGGCCGATTGGCCCATTATTGAATTCCTTAGATATTGCACAAGCCTTGCTCCAAGACTTACATCTTAAAACGGAGATAAACGGCACAGCAGCCGACTCATATATCTTGGATGTGAATAATTGGGCAAGTTTTAGCTTTAGTTTTCAAGTGGTTTAA
- a CDS encoding Uma2 family endonuclease, which translates to MTAVSPVVKPVSQMRLAPGSTVSIQDVIWEEFESILQELGEKRSLRVAYSKSTLEIMVPLPEHEKSKDLISDIVKILLKIAGKSYEPFGSTTFKRENIAGVEPDACFYIQNYQRMIGRRKLEPNDPPPDLAIETDVTSKTTLDAYEAIAVPEVWIYDNKKLRIYLLRDGHYIESDNSPNFPNITITQIITPTVQRAWEVGTVQALKEFEEAIKKSIS; encoded by the coding sequence ATGACTGCTGTATCCCCCGTTGTTAAACCTGTTAGCCAAATGCGGCTAGCGCCTGGTAGTACAGTGTCTATTCAAGATGTCATCTGGGAGGAATTTGAGTCTATTTTGCAAGAACTGGGCGAAAAGCGATCGCTACGAGTTGCTTATAGCAAGTCTACGTTAGAAATTATGGTTCCTCTACCCGAACACGAAAAATCAAAGGACTTAATTTCGGATATTGTAAAAATCTTGTTGAAGATCGCCGGAAAAAGTTATGAACCCTTCGGTTCAACCACCTTCAAGCGGGAAAATATAGCGGGGGTAGAACCAGATGCTTGTTTCTACATCCAGAATTACCAAAGAATGATTGGTCGTCGCAAACTAGAACCAAACGATCCGCCTCCTGATTTAGCAATTGAAACAGATGTGACATCAAAAACAACTCTTGATGCTTATGAAGCGATCGCAGTTCCAGAAGTATGGATTTACGATAATAAAAAACTAAGGATTTATTTACTCAGGGATGGACATTACATCGAATCAGATAACAGTCCTAACTTTCCAAATATTACTATAACTCAAATTATTACCCCTACAGTTCAACGAGCTTGGGAAGTAGGAACTGTACAAGCATTGAAAGAGTTTGAAGAGGCAATTAAAAAAAGTATTTCTTGA
- a CDS encoding IS630 family transposase (programmed frameshift), translating into MGSRLRAFLTREQDRTLFNLRTADVPQKVKDRAEVIRLSANGWYVEKIAAHFNWTAQTVREVLHRWEHLGLEGLWEKPGRGGKSRWTEDDMVFLEECLEKEPRTYNSVQLAQRLEQERSVTLSPDWLRQVLKKGIIWKRTRKSHKGKQDPVVQQVKQADLEMLELSAAAGEIDLKYLDESGFCAWSEPSYSYYFRGKQKRLEQSKRRGRRLSIIGFLQPLISFVYGLVIGGVSRKSYIQMMELEALEAQKTGRIRVIVQDNGPIHRCKEVQELWPKWEEMGLYIFFLPKYCSEMNPIELEWQHLKKDELASKTFEDELDLAYAVIDGVQARAEKGNYSTQRIRFNSNSSP; encoded by the exons ATGGGCAGCCGTTTAAGGGCATTTCTGACTCGTGAGCAAGATAGAACTTTGTTTAACCTGAGAACGGCAGATGTACCCCAGAAAGTTAAAGACAGAGCAGAAGTGATTAGATTGAGCGCAAATGGTTGGTATGTAGAGAAGATAGCGGCTCACTTTAATTGGACAGCACAAACAGTGCGAGAAGTTTTGCATAGATGGGAGCATCTTGGTTTAGAGGGACTTTGGGAAAAACCAGGGCGAGGAGGAAAATCAAGGTGGACGGAAGATGACATGGTGTTCTTAGAAGAATGTTTAGAGAAAGAACCTCGTACATATAACAGCGTTCAATTAGCCCAAAGATTAGAACAAGAACGCTCGGTAACATTGAGTCCTGACTGGTTAAGGCAGGTACTA AAAAAGGGGATCATTTGGAAACGAACGAGAAAAAGCCATAAAGGAAAACAAGATCCAGTAGTACAGCAAGTTAAACAAGCAGATTTGGAAATGTTGGAATTGTCTGCGGCCGCAGGAGAAATCGATTTAAAGTATCTAGATGAATCAGGGTTTTGTGCTTGGAGTGAACCGAGTTACAGCTACTACTTCCGAGGCAAACAAAAACGTTTAGAGCAGAGCAAGCGTCGAGGTCGAAGGTTAAGTATTATTGGCTTTCTTCAACCGTTAATTAGTTTCGTTTACGGTCTGGTAATTGGAGGCGTTTCACGCAAATCTTATATTCAAATGATGGAGCTTGAAGCACTAGAAGCACAAAAAACGGGACGCATAAGAGTCATAGTGCAGGATAACGGCCCAATACATCGATGTAAAGAAGTGCAGGAGTTATGGCCAAAGTGGGAAGAGATGGGTTTGTACATCTTCTTTCTACCCAAATATTGTTCGGAAATGAACCCAATTGAATTGGAGTGGCAACACCTCAAAAAAGATGAACTAGCCTCGAAAACTTTTGAAGATGAGTTAGACCTTGCCTATGCTGTGATTGATGGAGTTCAAGCTAGAGCAGAGAAGGGAAATTACAGTACACAACGTATAAGATTTAACTCTAACTCTTCCCCTTAA
- the sat gene encoding sulfate adenylyltransferase — translation MSHNPDAIAPHGGQLVNRIATPEQRAEFLSKADFLPRVQLDDRAVSDLEMIAIGAFSPLTGFMNQEDYDRTVTEMRLANGLVWSIPITLSVSEEVASPLQEGGLIRLDNSRGEFIGVLQLTQKYNYDKTREAIKVYRTDDVNHPGVQVLYNQGTVHLAGDIWLLQREPHPQFPTYQIDPAASRQLFKDKGWKTIVGFQTRNPIHRAHEYIQKCALEIVDGLFLHPLVGATKEDDIAADVRMRCYEILLEHYYPLDRVSLAINPAAMRYAGPREAIFHALVRKNYGCTHFIVGRDHAGVGEYYGTYDAQYIFDEFEPNELGIVPMKFEHAFYCTRTKQMATSKTSPSRPEERIHLSGTKVREMLRRGELPPPEFSRPEVAAELARAMRIEVPA, via the coding sequence TTGAGTCACAATCCAGATGCCATAGCCCCCCACGGTGGACAGTTGGTTAACCGTATCGCCACACCAGAACAAAGAGCAGAGTTTCTCTCAAAAGCTGACTTTTTGCCGCGAGTGCAACTAGACGATCGCGCCGTTTCTGATCTAGAAATGATTGCGATCGGTGCTTTTAGTCCACTCACGGGTTTTATGAACCAAGAAGACTACGATCGCACTGTTACAGAAATGCGATTAGCTAACGGTCTTGTGTGGTCTATCCCGATTACACTATCGGTAAGCGAAGAAGTAGCTTCCCCGTTACAAGAAGGCGGCTTAATCCGTCTGGATAACTCCAGAGGCGAATTTATTGGAGTTTTGCAACTCACCCAAAAGTATAACTACGACAAAACCCGCGAAGCAATCAAAGTCTACCGCACTGATGATGTCAATCATCCCGGCGTACAAGTACTCTATAACCAAGGTACTGTACATCTGGCGGGTGATATCTGGCTGTTGCAGCGTGAACCTCATCCCCAGTTTCCCACTTACCAAATAGATCCAGCTGCCTCACGGCAACTATTTAAAGACAAGGGTTGGAAAACCATCGTCGGCTTTCAAACTCGCAACCCCATCCATCGCGCCCATGAATATATTCAAAAATGCGCTTTAGAAATCGTTGATGGTTTATTTTTGCACCCATTAGTCGGGGCAACAAAAGAAGATGATATTGCTGCTGACGTGCGGATGCGCTGCTATGAAATTTTGCTGGAACATTATTACCCATTAGACAGAGTAAGTTTGGCGATAAATCCAGCCGCAATGCGCTACGCCGGGCCTCGTGAGGCTATATTCCATGCTTTAGTCCGCAAAAACTACGGCTGTACTCACTTTATCGTCGGACGGGATCATGCTGGTGTGGGTGAATATTACGGCACTTACGACGCACAGTATATCTTTGATGAATTTGAACCAAATGAATTAGGCATTGTGCCGATGAAATTTGAACACGCTTTCTACTGCACCCGCACTAAGCAGATGGCAACATCTAAAACCAGTCCCAGCAGACCAGAAGAACGCATTCACCTATCAGGGACAAAAGTTAGAGAAATGCTACGGCGCGGTGAATTACCTCCACCAGAATTTTCTCGTCCAGAGGTAGCAGCAGAGTTAGCACGGGCAATGCGGATAGAAGTACCGGCATAA
- the mnmA gene encoding tRNA 2-thiouridine(34) synthase MnmA — MKKVVVGLSGGVDSSTAAAILHHQGYEVIGLTLWLMKGKGQCCSEGMIDAADLCEQLGVPHQVVDIRDLFQTHIVDYLVTGYSAGITPLPCSQCNKTVKFGPMVQYAREELGCDRIATGHYARISYDEATGRYQLLRAVDRNKDQSYFLYDLSQDLLAATIFPLGELEKTDTRRIATEYGLKTADKPESQDLCLVESNGSMRAFLDKYLAPKTGDIVDTTGKVLGQHDGIHHYTIGQRKGLGIAAAEPLYVIELDAENNKVVVGDRTKVTQPECTVNRVNWVSIAEPSTPIHAQVQIRYRSTPTPVTVIPLENSRVRLVFDEPQISITPGQAAVWYDGEKVLGGGIIEQFS; from the coding sequence ATGAAAAAAGTCGTCGTTGGTCTTTCTGGTGGCGTTGACAGTTCCACCGCCGCAGCTATCCTGCACCATCAGGGCTATGAAGTGATTGGTTTGACTCTTTGGCTAATGAAAGGCAAAGGTCAATGTTGCTCTGAAGGTATGATCGACGCGGCTGATCTCTGTGAACAACTGGGCGTTCCCCATCAGGTTGTAGATATTCGGGATCTCTTTCAGACGCATATTGTCGATTATCTGGTGACTGGTTACAGTGCTGGGATTACGCCATTGCCTTGCTCCCAGTGCAATAAAACGGTGAAGTTTGGGCCAATGGTGCAGTATGCTCGTGAAGAATTAGGATGCGATCGCATTGCCACTGGTCATTATGCTCGAATTAGCTATGACGAAGCAACTGGACGTTACCAGTTATTAAGGGCTGTTGATCGTAACAAAGACCAGTCATACTTTCTCTATGATTTGTCTCAAGATTTACTTGCAGCAACCATATTTCCTCTAGGCGAATTAGAAAAAACTGATACGCGCCGCATTGCAACTGAATACGGACTGAAAACTGCTGATAAACCAGAAAGTCAAGACTTATGCTTAGTGGAAAGTAACGGTTCCATGCGGGCATTTTTGGATAAATATTTAGCTCCCAAAACAGGCGATATTGTCGATACCACAGGCAAAGTTTTAGGACAGCATGATGGTATCCATCACTACACTATTGGCCAGCGCAAAGGCTTGGGGATTGCGGCTGCCGAACCGTTGTATGTGATTGAATTAGATGCGGAAAATAATAAAGTAGTAGTAGGCGATCGCACTAAGGTAACTCAACCAGAATGCACTGTAAATCGGGTAAATTGGGTTTCGATTGCTGAACCATCCACCCCAATTCATGCCCAAGTGCAAATTCGCTATCGTTCAACGCCTACACCAGTAACGGTGATTCCATTGGAAAACTCTCGTGTGCGTTTGGTGTTTGATGAACCCCAAATCAGCATCACCCCCGGACAAGCGGCGGTGTGGTACGACGGCGAGAAAGTATTAGGTGGCGGAATTATTGAACAGTTTAGTTAA
- a CDS encoding PAS domain S-box protein, which produces MLNVNRLRLQDILKIPTNSLVAKIASAIPILVGSLVLFGWWLGIEVFKRGFPGSPATMKVNTALCFILCGLSLWLFSKAGKHGSVGERIIQNYHHSSTPSNSKKGLLTPITVLISKVCAIAVTTIAALTLCQYLFGWNLGIDELVFRDSPTSTATPYPGRMGVNTALNFILVSVALQILIHSKNHRSYWYAQILALIATLISFQALMGYAYKVKVLYGLAPYTTSMALHTAGLFILLSMGILWVRAEQGLMKVVTSDTYGGLLARRLLVAAIAIPFILGWIIVQGQRAGQYDPAFAVSVFAIVLIVIFTILIWQSARVIERLSYQRDCAQKALRTHEAKLASFVDANVIGILFGDVYGNIQQANDEFLRMIGYTREDLLAGKLSWSNITPPEYLDLDERGVTEAQGNTNGACTPYEKEYIRKDGSRISVLIGYVLLGDDRQESVAFILDLSERKQAEAEQQKLVSLVENSSDFISIATLEGQLLYINDAGQKLVGLASLEEVGQKAVLDYVMPKDKAYFQEHILPTVRLQGRWQGEFCFCHLQTGQPIPVDYNIFTVTDKNTGQPIALATVTRNISEQKQAKEQILQLNRDLQRRITELQTLLEVIPIGIGIAEDPECQNIKVNPSFAKQLGISSDTNAPLGEKPTSFKIYREGRELSTEELPMQYSAAHGVEVVDFEVDVVHDNGKIVNLLQYVAPLFDEEGKTRGSVGAFLDITERKQAEEVLLNQQKWLEDVLNLMPRPLLFIEPGTARVTFANRSADELAGGEFPKGVAAADYHTVYHYTDAAGDRIPNELMPGVRVALGERLNGLEVDWHTPGGVRSLLVFADTLPAMHGHPSICILVFQEISNLKEVQKALSLGYKRLKLLFDTVNDLLSSQQPVVLIDSVYRKLSEQIDLDVYFNYLVEDNSQRMRLGSYSGISPEMAKEIECLAYGESVCGTVAQERCAIAVENVQQSTDPQTELIRSLNITSYYAYPLVAQGRLLGTLSFGSRTLLSFTDNQKGMMQAVCDQIAIAMERASLIASLQQQTEQLQEANRMKDEFLGILSHELRSPLNAILGWAQLLQRSKLSETQMARATETIERNAKAQTQLIEDLLDISRMIRGKLRLKVSTCNLVPIIESAIQTVNLASQSKEIDLRFSIIPSQETPNSNGELEINHENLESPKAQSPSNLGENSQFLVAGDFERLQQIIWNLLSNAIKFTPVGGRVEVQLSVVSDQEKQQTTDKYAQIQVIDTGIGINTNFLPYVFDRFRQADSSNTRTYGGLGLGLAIVRHLVELHGGTVHADSPGKEQGATFTVKLPLLKSSPLRPSAPPPL; this is translated from the coding sequence ATGTTAAATGTTAACCGCTTGCGGCTGCAAGATATATTGAAAATTCCGACAAATTCACTCGTGGCAAAAATCGCGAGTGCAATCCCTATTTTGGTTGGCAGTTTAGTACTCTTTGGCTGGTGGCTTGGCATTGAAGTTTTCAAGCGCGGCTTTCCCGGTAGTCCTGCCACAATGAAAGTCAATACAGCGCTGTGTTTTATACTATGTGGTCTATCCCTGTGGTTATTTTCAAAAGCAGGGAAGCATGGAAGTGTGGGAGAAAGAATAATTCAAAATTACCACCACAGTTCTACTCCCTCCAATTCTAAAAAGGGTCTATTGACCCCAATAACTGTATTAATTTCTAAAGTATGTGCAATCGCCGTCACCACAATTGCAGCACTCACACTCTGTCAATATCTGTTCGGTTGGAATCTCGGCATTGATGAACTGGTGTTTCGTGATTCGCCAACTAGTACGGCAACACCATATCCGGGGCGAATGGGGGTGAACACAGCACTAAACTTTATACTGGTGAGTGTAGCCCTACAGATTTTGATTCATTCAAAAAACCACCGCAGTTATTGGTATGCCCAAATTCTGGCTCTGATTGCGACTTTAATTTCCTTTCAGGCGCTAATGGGCTATGCCTACAAAGTGAAGGTTCTCTATGGACTTGCCCCTTATACAACATCAATGGCCTTACATACGGCAGGGTTGTTCATATTACTAAGTATGGGCATTTTGTGGGTGCGGGCAGAACAGGGGTTAATGAAGGTAGTTACAAGTGATACTTACGGCGGCTTACTTGCACGTCGTTTATTAGTTGCTGCGATCGCAATACCTTTTATATTGGGGTGGATAATTGTTCAAGGTCAACGAGCAGGACAATACGATCCAGCCTTTGCAGTATCGGTCTTTGCCATCGTCCTAATTGTAATTTTTACTATTTTGATTTGGCAAAGTGCCAGGGTTATTGAACGCCTCAGCTATCAACGTGACTGCGCTCAAAAAGCTCTCAGAACCCACGAAGCTAAACTAGCGAGTTTTGTCGATGCGAATGTCATCGGTATTCTGTTTGGTGATGTGTATGGCAATATCCAGCAGGCAAACGACGAATTTCTCAGGATGATTGGTTACACGCGAGAAGATTTGTTAGCAGGTAAGTTAAGTTGGAGCAATATCACCCCACCAGAGTATCTAGACTTGGATGAACGAGGTGTTACGGAAGCACAAGGTAACACCAACGGTGCTTGTACGCCTTATGAAAAAGAATATATTCGCAAGGATGGTAGCCGCATCTCGGTTTTAATTGGTTATGTGTTGCTAGGAGACGACCGGCAAGAATCGGTAGCATTTATTCTCGACTTGAGCGAACGCAAGCAAGCAGAAGCAGAGCAACAAAAATTAGTATCGTTGGTAGAAAATAGCTCTGATTTTATCAGTATTGCTACCCTTGAGGGTCAATTACTCTATATAAATGATGCAGGTCAAAAGCTGGTAGGGCTTGCAAGCCTAGAAGAAGTAGGGCAAAAAGCAGTATTAGATTACGTCATGCCCAAAGACAAAGCCTATTTTCAAGAACATATACTGCCAACTGTGCGATTACAAGGACGCTGGCAGGGAGAATTCTGTTTTTGTCACCTCCAAACAGGTCAACCGATACCAGTTGATTACAACATCTTCACTGTTACAGACAAGAACACAGGTCAGCCAATTGCCTTAGCAACTGTGACTCGCAATATCAGCGAACAAAAACAGGCTAAGGAACAAATATTACAACTAAACAGGGATCTACAGCGCCGCATTACTGAGTTACAAACTTTGTTGGAGGTAATTCCCATTGGAATTGGTATTGCTGAAGATCCAGAATGCCAAAATATCAAGGTCAACCCTTCTTTTGCCAAGCAGTTGGGAATATCTTCAGATACAAATGCTCCCTTGGGCGAAAAACCGACAAGCTTTAAAATCTACCGAGAAGGCAGGGAACTATCCACAGAAGAACTCCCAATGCAGTATTCTGCTGCTCATGGTGTTGAAGTTGTGGATTTTGAAGTTGATGTCGTCCATGACAATGGTAAAATCGTCAACCTGTTGCAGTATGTTGCACCTCTGTTTGACGAAGAGGGTAAAACTAGAGGAAGTGTTGGTGCATTTTTAGATATTACAGAGCGCAAACAGGCAGAAGAAGTGCTGTTAAATCAGCAGAAATGGCTAGAGGATGTGTTAAATCTGATGCCAAGACCGTTGCTCTTTATCGAACCAGGAACAGCGCGGGTAACTTTTGCCAATCGCTCTGCTGATGAATTAGCTGGGGGCGAATTTCCTAAAGGTGTAGCTGCCGCAGATTATCACACAGTTTACCACTACACAGATGCGGCTGGCGATCGCATCCCCAATGAACTTATGCCAGGAGTGCGGGTTGCCCTTGGCGAACGTCTGAATGGATTGGAGGTAGACTGGCACACTCCCGGTGGTGTGCGCTCTCTACTAGTATTTGCTGATACTTTGCCAGCAATGCACGGTCATCCATCTATCTGTATCTTGGTGTTCCAAGAGATTAGCAATCTCAAAGAGGTACAAAAAGCACTCTCGTTAGGTTACAAACGGCTAAAGCTACTATTCGACACAGTTAACGATTTACTATCGAGTCAGCAACCAGTAGTACTAATCGATAGCGTCTACCGAAAACTCTCAGAACAAATTGATTTAGATGTTTACTTTAACTATTTGGTTGAGGATAACTCTCAGCGAATGCGGTTAGGGTCTTACAGCGGTATTTCCCCGGAGATGGCGAAAGAAATTGAGTGCTTGGCTTATGGTGAATCGGTTTGTGGTACTGTAGCCCAGGAACGTTGTGCAATAGCTGTAGAGAATGTGCAGCAATCAACTGACCCCCAAACAGAATTGATTCGCTCTTTAAACATTACTTCTTATTATGCCTATCCGTTGGTTGCCCAAGGACGACTGTTGGGTACTCTTTCTTTTGGCAGCCGCACTCTGTTAAGCTTCACCGACAATCAAAAGGGGATGATGCAAGCAGTCTGCGACCAAATCGCGATCGCAATGGAACGGGCTAGTTTAATTGCTTCTTTGCAACAACAAACTGAGCAGTTGCAAGAGGCCAACCGGATGAAGGATGAGTTTCTGGGGATATTGTCTCATGAGTTGCGATCGCCTCTCAATGCCATCCTGGGTTGGGCGCAATTGCTGCAACGAAGCAAGCTGAGTGAAACCCAAATGGCTAGGGCTACAGAGACTATTGAGCGCAATGCCAAAGCCCAAACCCAGCTAATTGAAGATTTGCTAGATATATCACGGATGATTAGAGGTAAGTTACGCCTGAAAGTCAGTACTTGTAATTTGGTTCCGATAATTGAGTCAGCGATTCAGACTGTTAATTTAGCCTCCCAGTCCAAGGAAATCGATTTGAGATTTTCCATTATTCCCTCACAAGAAACGCCAAACTCAAATGGGGAATTAGAAATCAATCATGAAAATCTTGAATCTCCAAAAGCACAATCCCCAAGCAATCTTGGCGAAAATTCTCAATTCCTAGTTGCTGGTGATTTTGAGCGCTTGCAACAGATCATCTGGAATCTGCTATCTAATGCCATCAAATTCACACCCGTCGGAGGAAGGGTAGAGGTGCAATTGTCAGTAGTCAGCGACCAAGAAAAACAGCAGACAACAGATAAATATGCCCAAATTCAGGTAATTGATACAGGCATCGGGATTAATACTAACTTTCTTCCTTACGTCTTCGATCGCTTTCGTCAAGCTGATAGTTCTAACACTAGAACATACGGTGGATTAGGACTAGGATTAGCGATCGTCCGTCATTTAGTAGAACTGCATGGTGGTACTGTCCACGCAGATAGCCCAGGCAAAGAACAAGGAGCAACATTTACAGTCAAACTACCACTTCTAAAGAGTTCCCCCCTCCGCCCCTCCGCCCCTCCGCCCCTCTAG